ACCACACCGGCAGCGCCGGGCAGGCGCCGGCCGGCAGGGTCACCGCGGTCTGCTTGCCGCTGGCCACGTCGACCAGGGCGAAGCCGTCCAGGCAGGTACGGATGCCGTAGCCGTTGGACATGTCGTGGCGGCTGTGGCTGCGCGGCTCCACCCGCACCCCGGCCAGCTTCAGATATGGCTCGGCCACCCGCGCGATCGGCGGGTACTGGTTGCGTTGCACCAGCAACAGCGTCTTGCCGGTGGGGTCCAGCCGCGGCGACGGATTGAGCGGCGCGCGCATCACCCCCAGCAACGGCTCCGGCGGCTGCCGGTAGCCGCCTTCGGCGGCCGTGGCGGCGAGCGGCGACAGGCTGGCGAGCGCCAGCATCCCGATCCATCGGTACGATTTGTCCACAGATGTTCCCCTGGCGAATGGCTGCAAAAACGTAGCACACCGCACCAGCCGCAGAAGCCGCAGAAGCCGCAGAAGCCGATCCTTCTTTTTCCGATTGGAACCCTGGCTTCCGGTCGGGGAGTCCAGCAGGGGCGGATGCGGGTACGGCGCGAAGCCCCTGCGCCCTGAATCCGCGAGACGCTTCGCGCCGGACCCTCACCCCAACCCCTCTCCCGGGGGCAGAGGGGCTAGAGCGCGCCGCGGCTGCCTTTCCTTCTCCCGTCGGAACATGGTCCCCTTGTCGGGGAAGGTGGCCCGCAGGTTCGGATCCCCGAAACGCAGAACGCCGGGCAGAGCCCGGCGTTCGGTGAAGCGACCGCGAGAACGATCAACCCAGCAGGTGCGCCACGCCGCTGCGCTCTTCTTCCAGCTCGGCCAGGGTCTTGTCGATGTACTTGCGGCTGAAGTCGTCGATCGGCAGGTCCTTGACCAGGGTGTACTCGCCGTTGGCGGTGGTCACCGGGAAGCCGAACATCACCCCTTCCGGGATGCCGTAGGAACCGTCGGACGGCACGCCCATGGTCACCCACTTGCCGTTGCTGCCCAGCACCCAGTCGCGCACGTGGTCGATCGCGGCATTGGCGGCCGAGGCGGCGGAGGACAGGCCGCGCGCTTCGATGATCGCCGCGCCGCGCTTGCCCACGGTCGGGATGAAACTGCCGGCGTTCCATTCCTGGTCGTTGATCGCATCGGCGACGGAGGCGCCGTCGGCGGTGGCGAAGCGGTAGTCCGGGTACATGGTCGGGCTGTGGTTGCCCCACACCACCAGCTTCTCGATGCCGCCGACCGGCTTGCCGAGCTTGAGCGCCAGCTGGCTCAGCGCGCGGTTGTGGTCCAGGCGCAGCATCGCGGTGAAGTTCTTCGGGTTCAGGTCCGGCGCCGACTTCATCGCGATGTAGGCGTTGGTGTTGGCCGGGTTGCCGACCACCAGCACCTTGACGTTGCGGCTGGCCACCTTGTTCAGCGCCGCGCCCTGCGCGGTGAAGATCTTGGCGTTCTCCAGCAGCAGGTCCTTGCGCTCCATGCCCGGGCCGCGCGGACGCGCGCCGACCAGCAGGGCGATGTCGGCGTCCTTGAACGCCACTTCGGCGTCGTCGGTGCCGACCATGCCGGCCAGCAGCGGGAACGCGCAGTCTTCCAGCTCCATCATCACGCCCTTCAGCGCGGCCTGGGCCTTCTCCATCGGCAGCTCGAGCAGCTGCAGGATCACCGGCTGGTCCTTGCCCAGCATCTCGCCGGAGGCGATACGGAACAGCAGGGCATAGCCGATCTGGCCGGCGGCGCCGGTCACAGCAACACGTACGGGTGTCTTCATGGGGGGTTCCTCTGCTAAAAAAGGGATAAAGGGGTCAGTAGACGCGGTAGCCGAGCGGCTGCAGGTGCGCGTCCAGGGCGGCGGTGTCGTAGCCGTCGATCACGTGCTGGCCGATCACGGTGACCGGCACGCCTTCGCGGCCCAGCGCGGCGGCGGCCAGGCGGCCGTCCTCCTGCTCCACGTCGAGCACGCGGTAGCGGACCTGGGCACGTTCGAAATCGGCCTGTTGCCGGCGGCAGTAGCCGCACCAGTCGGCGGCCAGCATGACGATGCCGTCCTCGCCGGTGAGCCGGCGCGGATCGCCGGCCGCCAGCGCGGGCGGTGCCGACGCCTGGCTGCTGCGCCACAACGCATGCACGCCGCCGCCGATCCCGAGCAGCAGCATGCACAACAGAAGGGAACGCATCGTCATCGAAATGGGCGCGCGGCAGTCAACCGGGAAATGTTAGCACGCAGGCCAGCGGCGACCGGCCTGCGCGGCCGGTCGCGGCGGCACTCAGGCGCTGAGCAGGCGGTTCCACTCGGCGACGCGGTCGGCCTTGGCGGCCAGCACCGCATCGGCGTCGCCTTCGATGGTGATCTTGTTGATCGCATCGCCCTGAGCGACGCTGTCGACCACGTCCAGGCCCTCGATCACCTTGCCGAACACGGTGTGCTTGCCGTCCAGCCACGGGGTGGCGGTGTGGGTGATGAAGAACTGGCTGCCGTTGGTGCTGGGGCCGGCGTTGGCCATCGACAGCACGCCGCGCTCGTGGCGCACGCCGTTGTCGGTCTCGTCCTCGAAACGGTAGCCCGGGCCGCCGCGGCCGGAGCCTTCCGGGCAGCCGCCCTGGATCATGAAGTCGGCGATCACGCGGTGGAAGTTCAGCCCGTCGTAGAAGCCGCGCTTGGCCAGGTTCACGAAGTTGGCCACGGTCAGCGGCGCCTTGTCGGGGTACAGCTCGATCTTGATCGGGCCGCGGGCGGTGTCGAAATGGGCGATCAGGGACATGGGATTCCTTGGAAACGGGGGCGTCATTTGGGGCGCATAGGATACACGGCGGCCTGTTTCGCCCGCTCCCGGCCCCGCGTACGGGACTGAACGGCCGCCGCCAGCGGCCGCGGAATCCTGAACCGGCAGCCGCCCCGGGATACAGGTATAATAGGGGGCTTACTCTCCTTCCTTTCTGGCGCCGGTTGGCCCCCTTTCGCATGTCCATCGAAAATCTTCGCAATATCGCCATCGTCGCCCACGTCGACCATGGCAAGACCACCCTCGTCGACTGCCTGCTGAAGCAGTCCGGCACCCTCTCCGAGCGCACGGTGCTGGCCGAGCGCGTGATGGACAGCAACGATCAGGAAAAGGAACGTGGCATCACGATCCTGGCCAAGAACACGGCCATCACCTGGCAGGGCAACCGCATCAACATCGTCGACACCCCCGGACACGCCGACTTCGGCGGCGAAGTGGAGCGCGTGCTGTCGATGGTGGACTCGGTGCTGATCCTGGTCGACGCGATGGACGGGCCGATGCCGCAGACCCGCTTCGTGACCCAGAAGGCCTTCGCGATGGGCTTCAAGCCGATCGTGGTGGTCAACAAGATCGACCGCCCCGGCGCGCGTCCTGACTGGGTGATCGACCAGGTGTTCGACCTGTTCGACAAGCTCGGCGCGACCAACGAGCAGCTCGACTTCCCGATCGTCTACGCCTCGGCGCTGCACGGCTACGCGAGCCTGGACGACAGCGCCCGGGAAGGCGACATGACCCCGCTGTACGAAGCGATCATGAAGCACGTGGCGCCGCCGCAGGTGGACCCGGACGGTCCGTTCCAGATGCGCATCAGCCAGCTGGACTACAACAACTTCGTCGGCCTGATCGGCATCGGCCGCATCCAGCGCGGCAAGATCCGCAAGAACATGCCGGTCAGCATCGTCGACCGCGAAGGCAAGAAGCGCCAGGGCAAGGTGCTGCAGGTGCTGGGCTTCATGGGCCTGGAGCGCGTGGAAGTCGAAGAGGCCGAGGCCGGCGACATCATCGCCATCTCCGGCGTCGCCGAGCTGAGCATCTCCGACACCGTCTGCGCGCTGGACGCCCCGGAAGCGCTGCCGGCGCTGACCGTGGACGAGCCGACCATCTCGATGACCTTCCAGGTCAACAACTCGCCGTTCGCCGGCCACAAGGAACACAGCGGCGGAAAGTTCATCACCAGCCGCCAGATCCGCGAGCGCCTGGAGCGCGAGACGTTGCACAACGTCGCGCTGAAGGTCGAGGAAGGCTCGGACCCGGACAAGTTCCTGGTCTCCGGCCGCGGCGAGCTGCACCTGTCGGTGCTGATCGAGAACATGCGCCGCGAAGGCTTCGAGCTGGCGGTGTCGCGCCCGGAAGTGATCATCAAGGAGATCGACGGGCAGCTGATGGAGCCGGTCGAGCAGCTGGTGGTGGACATCGAGGAACAGCACCAGGGCGGCGTGATGGAGAAGCTGGGCGTGCGCAAGGGCCAGCTGAAGAACATGGAGCCGGACGGCAAGGGCCGAGTGCGCCTGGACTACCTGATCCCGGCGCGTGGCCTGATCGGCTTCCAGAACGAGTTCCGCACCCTGACCCAGGGCTCGGGCCTGCTGTTCCACGTGTTCGACCACTACGGTCCGCGCGAGCAGGGCGCCATCGCCAAGCGCCAGAACGGCGTGATGATCGCCAACGCGCCGGGCGCCACCCCCGCCTACGCGCTGGGGCCGCTGGAAGAGCGCGGCCGCCTGTTCGCCGCCGAAGGCGACAACGTGTACGAAGGCCAGCTGATCGGCATCCACTCCAAGGACAACGATCTGACCGTCAACGCGATCAAGACCAAGCCGCTGACCAACATGCGCGCCTCGGGCAAGGACGATGCGATCAAGCTGACCCCGGCGATCAAGTACACGCTGGAGCAGGCGCTGGACTTCATCGAGGACGACGAGCTGGTCGAAGTCACCCCGAAGGAAATCCGCCTGCGCAAGAAGTTCCTGACCGAAAGCGATCGCAAGCGCGCCGGTCGCGGCGGCTGATCGCAGCCCTCCCGTGGCCCGCAAGAAGGCGTACAACCCGGATCCGCATGCGCATCCGGGCCTGCACCTGATCGCACTGCTGGAGGCCGGCAAGGGCCTGCTGGCGGTGCTGGCGGCCACGGGGCTGGAACTGATGGGCCCGCTGCCGCTGCGCGCGGCGGTGGGCCGGCTGATCGTCCGCTTCAGCCTGGACCCGGAGCACGGCGCGCTGCCGTCGCTGCTCACCATGATCAATCCCGGCGCGGTGCACCTGGCCGCCGCCGGCATGCTCGCCTACGGCGTGCTGCATATCGTCGAAGCCTGGGGCCTGTGGCGCGCCAAGGCCTGGGCGTCCATGCTGGGCTGCGTCTCGGCGGCCATCTACCTGCCGTTCGACATCTACGCGATCGTGCGCCATCCCGGCTGGGCCGCGTGGGCGGTGCTGGCGATCAACCTCGCCGTGGTTGGCATCCTGGCCCGCGACCTGATCCGGCGCCGGCGCCGTCCTGCCGCCTGAGCATCGCGCAGGCCGTGCATCCGCAGCGGTTTGCCAATCCCCGTAGCGCTGCGTAGCCTCCTGGAGAACATCTCTCCGGGACCGTGCCGATGCGTCTGCTGCCCGCCCTGCTGTTGTGCGGTGCCCTCGCCGGCTGCCGGCATGGCGCCCTGCCCGACCCTGCCGCGACCGCGCCAACGTCTGCGCCGGCCGCATTCGCCCACGCCGAAGCCGACATCGCCACGCTGCAGGCGCAGATGGCGCGCGGCACGCTCGACAGCGCCGGCCTGACCGCCGCCTACCTGCGGCGCATCGACGCGCTGGACCGGCGCGGACCGGCGCTGCACGCGATCATCGAGCGCAACCCGCAGGCCCTGGACGACGCGCGCCGGCTGGACGCCGAACGCAGCGCCGGCCACCTGCGCGGCCCGCTGCACGGCATCCCGATCGTGCTGAAGGACAACATCGATGCGCGGCCGATGGCCAACTCGGCCGGCTCGCTGGCGCTGGCCGGATTCCACCCGCAGCACGACGCGTTCCTGGTGCAGCGCCTGCGCCAGGCCGGCGCGGTGATCCTGGGCAAGAGCAACCTCAGCGAATGGGCCAACTTCCGCTCCAGCGCATCCAGCTCCGGCTGGAGCGCGCGCGGCGGGCAGACCCGCAACCCGTACGTGCTCGACCGCAATCCCTGCGGCTCCAGCGCCGGCACCGGCGTGGCGGTGTCGGCGAACCTGGCCGCGGCCGGCATCGGCACCGAGACCGACGGCAGCATCGTCTGCCCGGCCGCGGTGAACGGCCTGGTCGGGCTGAAGCCGACCGTGGGCCTGGTCAGCCGCGACGGCATCATCCCGATCTCCGCCAGCCAGGACACCGCCGGGCCGATGACCCGCAGCGTCGCCGACGCCGCGGCGCTGTTGACCGTGCTGGCCGCGGCCGACGCGGCCGATCCGGCCACCGCCGCGGCGCCACGCGCGCCCGGCTACGACTACAGCGCGCACCTGCGCCGCGACGCGCTGCGCGGCGCGCGCATCGGCCTGTTGCCCTCGCCACTGACCCAGACAGCGGACATCGCCGCGGCGCAGGCGCGCGCGGTGGCCACGCTGCGCGCGGCCGGTGCCGTCGTGGTCGACGCGCGCATCCCCAGCGCCGGGCAATGGGACGACGCCGAACTGACGGTGCTGCTGACCGAATTCAAGGCCGGGCTGGAGCGCTACCTCGACACGCGCCAGGCGCCGCTGCGCACCCTGGCGCAGCTGATCGCGTTCAACCGCGCGCATGCCGGGCGCGAACTGGCGCATTTCGACCAGGCCCTGTTCGAACGGGCGCAGGCCACCGGCGGACTCGACGACCCGGCCTACCTGGCGGCACGGGCCAAGGCCAGGCGCCTGGCCGGCCCGGACGGCATCGACGCGGCGCTGCGCGCGCAGCGGCTGGACGCGCTGATCGCGCCGACCACCGGCCGCGCCTGGAAAACCGATCCGCTCCATGGCGACGACTTCCCCGGCGCCAGCTACGGCGCGGCGGCAGTGGCCGGTTATCCGAGCCTGACCGTGCCGATGGGCGCCAGCGACGGCTTGCCGCTGGGATTGATCTTCATCGGCGGCGCCTGGAGCGAACCGCGCCTGATCGAGCTGGGCTACGCCTACGAGCAGCGCAGCCGCGCACGCACGCCGCCGACGTTCCTGCCGACGCTGCCATCCGCGCAGGCAACGGATGCGCCATGAGGCGGATGTTGCCGCCAGCGTGCCAAGGCGGCAACGCAGCAGCAGACAGCAGGCGAAGAACGTCTTTGCAGGAGCGGCTTCAGCCGCGACCAGGCGTTACCGGGAAAGCCACGGTCGCGGCTGAAGCCGCTCCTACAGGGTTGGTGGCCTGTTTCATTGCCTGCGGGCAGACGCGAGAAACATGCCTTTGGGGCCATCCGCTAGCGCATCGACCCAGGCCAACACGGCAACGCGAAGACAGCGCAGCACGACACCAGGCTACGCCGCCGGCTTCGGTTCGCCCACACCAGGCGCCGCTGTCGCCGCCGGTGCCCCATCCTCGGCGCCGGGCGAGCGCATCGCCGCCGAATCGCTGGTCGTGGACGGCGGGCGCGGCGCGCGCGCGCTGTCGGAGGAGATCTCGGCACGCAGCTTCGGCAAGGCATAGGGATGCTCGCGGGTCAGGAAGTCGATCATCCGCTCGCGCACGATGCAGCGCAGGTCGAACGCATCGCCGGAGTTGCGCGCGCTGACCAGCAGGCGCACCTGGATCGTGCTCTCGCTGGTCTCGGTGACCTGGGTCACGCAGACCTGCCCGTCCCACAGCGGTTCGCTCCTGCAGATCCGCTCCAGTTCGGCGCGCACCTGCGCCATCGGCGTGCGGTAGTCCAGCCACAGGAACGCGGTGCCGAGCAGATCGGCGCTGCTGCGCGTCCAGTTCTGGAAGGGGTTCTCGATGAACCAGGTCAACGGCACCACCATGCGCCGCTTGTCCCAGATGCGCACCACCACATAGGAACTGCCGATCTCCTCGATGCGGCCCCACTCGCCTTCGACGATGACCACGTCGTCGAGCCGGATCGGCTGGGTCAAGGCGATCTGCAGGCCGGCGATCAGGTTGCCGAACACCGGCTTGGCGGCGATGCCGGCAACCAGGCCGATGATGCCGGCCGAGGCCAGCAGCGTGGTGCCGATCTGCCGCACCGCCGGGAAGGTCAGCAGCACCACCGAGGTGCCGAGCAGGACGATCGTGCCCATCGCCACGCGCGCCAGCACCCGGGTCTGGGTCTGGACCCGGCGCGCGGTCAGGTTGTCGGCCACCTCGATCGGATAGCTGCGCAGGATCGCCCGCTCCAGCGCGGCGACGCCGCGTACCAGCAGCCAGGTCACGCAGCCGATCATGCCGATGTGCAGCAGGTGCTGCAGGTCGGTCAGCGCGCGCTCGTCCAGCGGCGTGGATTCCAGCGCGAAGCTGAGCATCAGCATCGGCAGCAGGAACGCCATCGGCACGCTGACCACGCCGATGATGCGCGCGCGCCGGTAGTCGCGCCCACGCATGCGCTGGGCAATGCGCAGCAACAGCCACCAGGCGAGGAAGCCGAGCACCAGCGCGGCGCCGATCGGCAGCGTGTAGTCACGCCACGGGATCCAGTCAAGGTCCAGGTTCAAGATGCGCTCCTTTGAAGGGGGGAGGAGTCGCGACAGTGTGGCAAAGCAAGCATAAGCGCGATGTCGAGCGGCACCGCGTGGCGCCGTCGAAGCGACGGCGACATGCGCGTGCAGCGGCGCGCGGCCGCCCTAGGCCGATGAGATCCCGCTGCGACAGCCCGGATAGAGGAAGGGCTTGGCCAGACGCGCATCCACTTCACGCATGACGCCACGCGACGCGAATGCAATCGCCATAAGGCACCACGAGCTGCGACGCGGCGCCCGGCAAAGCCCGCCGCGAAAGCTGCAGGTCAGCGCGATCGGCGCGCGGCGCAGCGGCAAGCGGGCGCTGCCGGTACGGGACCGCATCGCATGGTCTTGCTGGCAACGGGCAGCCCACCGAGCCCGCCAAAAATGCTGCGAAGGTTTCGCCAGTCGACCCGCGCCCCGACTAGGCAGGCTGTACGCGCATTGCGCGCCCTCGCTTGCCACGCACCTGGGAACTGGGACAAACGCCGCCGACTGGCATCCCTGCCCGTGCACGGGCTTTGCGACGCGCGCCAGCCCGCGCGCGCATGCTCGGCCGCGCGCGTCAGTCCGTCGTCAGCGGCACGCTGCGGCCGTTCTGCTTGCGCACGATCGCCAGCGCGATCTCCAGCGACTGCTCGTAGTTCAGGCGCGGGTCCACGCTGGAACGGTACGCCCGCTCCAGGTCGCGCTCGGTCAGCTCGCGCGCGCCGCCGGTGCATTCGGTGACGTCCTCGCCGGTCAACTCCAGGTGCACGCCGCCCAGGCGCGTGCCGGCCGCGGCGTGGATGTCGAACGACTGCTCCACCTCGCCCAGCACGTTGTCGTAGCGCCGCGTCTTGTAGCCGTTGCTGGTGCTCTCGGTGTTGCCGTGCATCGCATCGCACACCCACAGCACGCGGCGGCCGTCGCGCTTGACCGCGTCCAGCAGCGGCGGCAGCTTCTGCGCGATCTGCGCCGCGCCCATGCGGTGGATGAAGGTCAGCCGGCCCGGCTCGTCCTCGGGATTGAGCACGTCGATCAGGCGCAGCAACTGGTCCGGCTGCGCCGACGGCCCGACCTTGATCGCGATCGGGTTGCGGATGCCGCGGAAATATTCCACGTGCGCGCCGTCCAGCGCGGCGGTGCGCATGCCGATCCACGGATAGTGCGTGCTGAGGTTGAACCAGCCCCACTGCCGCGGCACCTCGCGGGTCAGCGCTTCCTCGTACGGCAGCAGCAGCGCTTCGTGCGAGGTATAGAAGTCGACCCGGTTGAGGTTGTACAGCTGCGCGCCGGACAGGGTCTCCATGAAGCGTACCGCGTCGCCGATCGAGGACACCATCTTCTGGTAGTCCTCGGCCAGCGGCGAATAGCCGACCCAGCTCAGGTTCCAGTACTCGGGATGGTGCAGGTCGGCGAAGCCGCCGTCGATCAGCGCGCGCACGAAGTTCATCGTCATCGCCGAACGCGAGTGCGCGGTGATCATCCGCTGCGGGTCGGGCACGCGCGCCTGCGCGGTGAATTCCGGGCCGTTGACCACGTCGCCGCGGTAGCTGGGCAGGGTCACGCCGTCGCGGGTCTCGGTATCGGCCGAGCGCGGCTTGGCGTACTGCCCGGCGTAGCGGCCGACCCGCACCACCGGCAGGCGCAGCCCGTGCACCAGCACCAGGCTCATCTGCAGCAGCACCTTGAGCCGGTTGGAGATGGTGCCCGATTCGCAGTCGCTGAAGTTCTCCGCGCAGTCGCCACCCTGCAGCAGGAAGCGCTTGCCTTCCTGCGCCTCGGCCAGCTGCTTCTTCAGGGCGAAGATCTCCCACGAGGTGACCAGCGGCGGCAGGTGGCGCAATTCGCCCAGCGTCGCCTCCAGGGCCTGCGCGTCCGGATACACCGGCATCTGCAGCGCGGGTTTGCCGCGCCAGCTGGCGGGCGTCCAGGACGGCTGGACGGATTCGGGCGCGATCGGGGGGACGGACAGGTTCATGAAAGGACTCCTCGGCAACCTGCGATGTTCGCAGAGCCTGGCCGCGACGCAAAGCACTTGCGTGTCGCGGACGCTGCCATCGCAGCGGCGACAGCCAAGTCATGAACGGCAAGCAACCCCGCCATGCCGGACGTGACTTCCGGCCTACGCCGGTGCCGCTGCGGAAGCAGAATGTTAGTCAATAACAAAACCCTCCTCCCCCTTTCTTCCCGGTCGCACTGCCATGACTCCTCGCCCCCTCTCCACCGCCATCGCCCTCGTCCTGCTCGCCGCGCCCGGCCTGGTCCTCGCCGCAGACGCGGCCACCGCCGACACCGGCCCCGAACGCACCACCGACCTGGACGCGGTCACCGTCACCGCCAAGCTCGAAGCGGCGCGCAACGCGCTGTCGCCGGACATCGGCAGCAGCCAGTACACCATCACCGCCGAGGACATCGCGCGGCTGCCGCTGGGCGCCTCCACCCCGCTCAACCAGGTGCTGCTGCAGGCGCCGGGCGTGGTCCAGGATTCGTACGGCGGCATCCACGTGCGCGGCGACCATGCCAACCTGCAGTACCGCATCAACGGCGTGCTGATCCCCGAGTCGATCTCCGGCTTCGGCCAGAGCCTGGACCCGCGCACCATCAAGAGCATCAAGTTGCTCGATGGCGCGTTGCCGGCGCAGTTCGGCGACCGCACCGCGGCGGTGGTCGACATCACCACCAAGAACGGCGTGGAACTGGGCGACGGCGGCAGCATCGGCCTCACCGGCGGCTCCTACGGCACGCTCAATCCGAACGCCTCCTGGTGGGGCAGCAGCGGCCGCTGGAGCTGGTTCGTCACCGGCGACTACGCGCAGAACAAGAACGGCCTGGAGAATCCGGTCGACAGCCGCCGTCCCACGCACGACACCTCGCACCAGGGCAAGGGCTTCGCCGACCTCAGCTATCTGATCGACGAGAACACCCGGCTCAGCCTGCTGGTCGGCTACGCCAACAACCGCTTCCAGATCCCGAACAATCCCGGGCAGACGCCCGCGTTCGACTACCTGGGCAGCACCGGCTTCGATTCGTCCAGGCTCGACGAGGACCAGCGCGAGAACACCCGCTTCGGCACCCTGGTGCTGCAGGGCGCGCTCGGCGCCACCAGCTACCAGCTGTCGGCCGGGCAGCGCTACAGCAGCGTCGCGTTCTCGCCCGACGTCGCCGGCGACCTGATCTTCAACGGCGTCGCCTCGCAGGTGGACCGCAGCAACCGCGCCAACACCGTGCAGGCCGACTTCTCCACCCCGCTCGGCGACGCGCACACCCTGCGCTACGGCCTGTACGGCAATTTCGAGCACGCCATCGCCAGCAACGATTCCTACGTGTTCCCCGCCGATGCCGACGGCAACCAGACCGGCAACGTGCCGCTGTTCATCGCCGACGCCAGCCGCTTCCACGCCAGCACCTACGCGCTGTACCTGCAGGACGAGTGGAAGCTCGGCGACGACTGGACCGTGAACTACGGCGTGCGCGGCGACCGCTACAAGGCCTTCGGCAGCACCGAAGGCCAGCTCAGCCCGCGCCTGGGCGTGGTCTGGCAAGCCGGCGCCGACACCACCGTGCACGCCGGCTACGCGCGCTACTTCACCCCGCCGGCCAGCGAACTGATCTCCACCAGCGACATCGCCCTGTACGACGGCACCACCAACCAACAGTCCACTGCCGGCGGCGCGACCACGCCGCTGAGCGAGCGCAGCGACTACTACGACCTGGGTATCTCGCAGGTGGTCAACGAGCACCTGACCCTGGGCCTGGACACCTACTACCGCAAGGCCGACCGCCTGCAGGACGAAGGCCAGTTCGGCGCCGCCTACGTCTACTCCACCTTCAACTACCGCAACGGCCGCATCCGCGGCGCGGAGTTCAGCGCCGACTACAGCAACGGGCCGGTCACCGCCTACTTCAACGCCGCCTACAGCAAGGCGATGGGCAAGCGGGTCATGACCAGCCTGTACAACTTCGACCCCGACGCGCTGGCCTACGCCTACGACAACTGGATCCACCTGGACCACGACCAGAAGTTCACCTCCTCCGGCGGCATCGACTACGCGCTTGCCGGCGACAGCCGGATCGGCGCCAACTACCTGTTCGGCAGCGGCCTGCGCACCGATACCGACACCGTGCCCAACGGCGCCGAGCTGCCGGCGTATTTCCAGTTGAACCTCAGCGCCGGCCACGACTTCGCGCTCGGCGCGCATCCGCTGCACACGCAACTGGCGGTGCTCAACGTGCTCGATCGCAGCTACCAGCTGCGCGACGGCGGCGGCATCGGCGTGTTCGCCCCGCAATGGGCGCCGCGCCGCGGCGTGTACCTGAGCCTGCAGCAGGATTTCTGAGGCGGGCCGCACCAGGCCGCTCCCGCGACGCGGGCCGGCCTGGATGCGCTGGCACGCACAGCGGCGCGGCGCCCAGCGCAATCCCTGTAGGAGCGACTTCAGTCGCGACGGGCCTTCCCGGTAACGCCTGTCGCGACTGAAGCCGCTCCTACAGGAAGGCGATACCGCAGGGCCCTAGCCAGGCACCTGGGGCACGGTACGCCGCGCAACCCTCAATGCAGCGACCGCCGCCTGGTCTTGAACCCGGCATACAGCGCGAACACCGCCAGCAGCACGAAGCAGATCAGGCACCACATCGGCATCGACAGGCCGAGGAAGCGCCAATCGATGTTGCCGCAGTCGCCGGTCCCGGTCAGCACCCGGCGCATCACCTCGAACGGCCCCAGCGTCTCGCGCAGGAAGCTCAGCGGCGGCCCGCAGGACGCCATCGGGTCGGGAAACAGCTGCACCGACACGTGCTTGGCGGAGATGCCGGCGCCGATGGCCGCGGCCAGGAACGCCAGCACGCCATAGACCTTGCGCCCGCCGCTGCGCGCCGGGCCGTGCAAGGCGCCGAGCAGGAACAGCAGCCCCAGCGCGGCGAACGCGATGCGCTGGAAGATGCACAGCGGACAGGGCTCGATGCCCAGCTGCAGCTGCACGTAGATCGCATAGCCCAGCAGCGCGGCGCAACTCAGGAAGCCGAGCAGGAACTGCGCGCGGAAACTCCAGCGGAACGGGTTCATCGGGTCGGGCTCACATGAACGATTCGGGCATTATCCGCCATCGCCCGCCTCGCCACCATGTGCCGCCCGTCGGCGGTCGGCCTGCGGCGGCGCCCGCCTGCATGCAGCGTATCCGCCGCACGGGCACAAAAAAGCCCGGACATGCCGGGCTTCTTGCTGACGCGGTGCGGGCCGGAATTACTCGGCCACTTCCTCGGCGATCGCGGTCGGGCGATCGACCAGCTCGACGTACGCCATCGGCGCGTTGTCGCCGGCGCGGAAGCCGCACTTGAGGATGCGCAGGTAGCCGCCCGGACGCGACTGGTAACGCGGGCCCAGCTCGAC
The Xanthomonas sp. AM6 DNA segment above includes these coding regions:
- a CDS encoding malate dehydrogenase, whose product is MKTPVRVAVTGAAGQIGYALLFRIASGEMLGKDQPVILQLLELPMEKAQAALKGVMMELEDCAFPLLAGMVGTDDAEVAFKDADIALLVGARPRGPGMERKDLLLENAKIFTAQGAALNKVASRNVKVLVVGNPANTNAYIAMKSAPDLNPKNFTAMLRLDHNRALSQLALKLGKPVGGIEKLVVWGNHSPTMYPDYRFATADGASVADAINDQEWNAGSFIPTVGKRGAAIIEARGLSSAASAANAAIDHVRDWVLGSNGKWVTMGVPSDGSYGIPEGVMFGFPVTTANGEYTLVKDLPIDDFSRKYIDKTLAELEEERSGVAHLLG
- a CDS encoding glutaredoxin domain-containing protein; amino-acid sequence: MRSLLLCMLLLGIGGGVHALWRSSQASAPPALAAGDPRRLTGEDGIVMLAADWCGYCRRQQADFERAQVRYRVLDVEQEDGRLAAAALGREGVPVTVIGQHVIDGYDTAALDAHLQPLGYRVY
- a CDS encoding peptidylprolyl isomerase encodes the protein MSLIAHFDTARGPIKIELYPDKAPLTVANFVNLAKRGFYDGLNFHRVIADFMIQGGCPEGSGRGGPGYRFEDETDNGVRHERGVLSMANAGPSTNGSQFFITHTATPWLDGKHTVFGKVIEGLDVVDSVAQGDAINKITIEGDADAVLAAKADRVAEWNRLLSA
- the typA gene encoding translational GTPase TypA is translated as MSIENLRNIAIVAHVDHGKTTLVDCLLKQSGTLSERTVLAERVMDSNDQEKERGITILAKNTAITWQGNRINIVDTPGHADFGGEVERVLSMVDSVLILVDAMDGPMPQTRFVTQKAFAMGFKPIVVVNKIDRPGARPDWVIDQVFDLFDKLGATNEQLDFPIVYASALHGYASLDDSAREGDMTPLYEAIMKHVAPPQVDPDGPFQMRISQLDYNNFVGLIGIGRIQRGKIRKNMPVSIVDREGKKRQGKVLQVLGFMGLERVEVEEAEAGDIIAISGVAELSISDTVCALDAPEALPALTVDEPTISMTFQVNNSPFAGHKEHSGGKFITSRQIRERLERETLHNVALKVEEGSDPDKFLVSGRGELHLSVLIENMRREGFELAVSRPEVIIKEIDGQLMEPVEQLVVDIEEQHQGGVMEKLGVRKGQLKNMEPDGKGRVRLDYLIPARGLIGFQNEFRTLTQGSGLLFHVFDHYGPREQGAIAKRQNGVMIANAPGATPAYALGPLEERGRLFAAEGDNVYEGQLIGIHSKDNDLTVNAIKTKPLTNMRASGKDDAIKLTPAIKYTLEQALDFIEDDELVEVTPKEIRLRKKFLTESDRKRAGRGG
- a CDS encoding DUF2127 domain-containing protein; translated protein: MARKKAYNPDPHAHPGLHLIALLEAGKGLLAVLAATGLELMGPLPLRAAVGRLIVRFSLDPEHGALPSLLTMINPGAVHLAAAGMLAYGVLHIVEAWGLWRAKAWASMLGCVSAAIYLPFDIYAIVRHPGWAAWAVLAINLAVVGILARDLIRRRRRPAA
- a CDS encoding amidase; amino-acid sequence: MRLLPALLLCGALAGCRHGALPDPAATAPTSAPAAFAHAEADIATLQAQMARGTLDSAGLTAAYLRRIDALDRRGPALHAIIERNPQALDDARRLDAERSAGHLRGPLHGIPIVLKDNIDARPMANSAGSLALAGFHPQHDAFLVQRLRQAGAVILGKSNLSEWANFRSSASSSGWSARGGQTRNPYVLDRNPCGSSAGTGVAVSANLAAAGIGTETDGSIVCPAAVNGLVGLKPTVGLVSRDGIIPISASQDTAGPMTRSVADAAALLTVLAAADAADPATAAAPRAPGYDYSAHLRRDALRGARIGLLPSPLTQTADIAAAQARAVATLRAAGAVVVDARIPSAGQWDDAELTVLLTEFKAGLERYLDTRQAPLRTLAQLIAFNRAHAGRELAHFDQALFERAQATGGLDDPAYLAARAKARRLAGPDGIDAALRAQRLDALIAPTTGRAWKTDPLHGDDFPGASYGAAAVAGYPSLTVPMGASDGLPLGLIFIGGAWSEPRLIELGYAYEQRSRARTPPTFLPTLPSAQATDAP